The window ATACTGAAGTCCAGAAAAGTTCAttgatttaacaaaaaaattatgcAGTAAATAGGATTAGAATTTAGGTCATCACTCAATTTTCAGTCTCTTTTAACTAAATCAAGCTTCTTTCATGTTTCTTAAGGTCTTCATTAATGGAGGTaatgtttttctcttattttctgtttctccCCTAAGAACTTTTCAACTTGTTTtgaatatatgtaaatgtaaaaataatgaacATAATCCATTAGCTATTATATCCATTAAAATTTGTCTAAAAGTTATTACTGTCAGATTGtttctttcaaataattatattttatatggaaATACTTAAGTTTAAAAGATGAGTCTCATTGTCTTTAGAAGGgaaatatgattattttatttcccttaattttcaTTGGTAACATAGATTAATTGCACATTTAGTTATTAATTTCTAcagaattaatattttcaaaaaagaataattagtaatcacaggatataaaaatgTCTCAAATTAGCATTCAAGTCGAGAAAAATTGTATGAAAAAATACACTTAACCTAGAATACTTCTAAATCATGTTGGTCTGTTCAgaataataaaagtaaagaaatctGGAATATAATGCAAAGCTTTTTTCTTGTGTTATTCTTCCCCATTTGAAGTTAATCCATTATTGAGCTTTaaacaattcaaattttaaattagatatttttgaatttatttttgttctggAAATTTTGAGGGAAAAAACCCCCACAGATATTTATTTCTCCACTTGGTTCTAAGAGAAAAAGCAATAGAATAATCACAATTGACATGAGGTTTTTAgggattcaattttctttttttgcttaatttatttttgatatttaatgaaatttattgaaGCCAAATACTCTTTACATACAAAAAAAAGGATCTCAGGACCTCTTCCTtcaatacatatgtgtgtgtgtgtgtgtgtgtgtgtgtgtgtgtgtgtgtgtgtgtgtgtgtgagagagagagagagagagagagagagagagaaaggatattTAGACTTAAAACAGTTCAAATGGAATACATTTTTACCACTGAATCGGGTTATATATGGAGAAttgagaaaaattgttttaagttttttcttcctAGTATGTTAAAATTTCTAGTTTAGACAAATTGTTATTGATACATTTAAATATTCAgcttccagaaaagaaaattaaaaagtcaacaCAACGAAATTTTGCCATAACAAATAAACTGATGGGAGAAACGGTGCCCTTGGATTCCTCCTCTCCTTTGGTGACTCCGTTTACTTGGTTTCATGATTGCTAGGTTCTCCAAAGGGGTTGACTGCTCAGAAATCCCACGAAATGCTCACTGGGGTaagggagatggggaagggaagagtttACCGGAGGGACACTTTGACTGTGGCGTCATTTAGGCGGGAAAAGATCACGCCGCAGGAAGACTGGCTCTCCTTAACGAGAACATCACTgcttcctctcccctcttccacCTCCTTTCCTCCCGacgctttttttttttacatcaactCCCAAACACATAAAGTGGTATTTAGACTTCAAAATGATTTTCGTAGAGATTCATTCCGTATCAGTTCTCCTAGTTCAGACATTCTCATTCTTGGCATTGCTGAGGAATTCTTTCCTTGTTACTGTAACTAATCTCCCTGGCCTTTCTTACCTTAGGGCTGGTTTCTTAAAGTGTCAGTGTTCATCCCGGGATTTCAGGAATAAAGGGATCCGGTTTTAGGTGATGAACACCTCAAGATAGAGCAAAAGCAGTAAATTCTGCTCAATGATTGTGGGTGGGGGCGGGGCTGGAGGGAGAGAAGGACTCTTTTGTTTGGTCTTGGTTTTTTTAGAAGTACATCTGGGCAGGGGCAAGAGGCCAAATGTGAAAGTCGTTTAATTAGTGAGAAATGATCACTAGTAATTCTTGAGAAGGAAGCTTTGGAGTATTGTTGGGAACGGCTCAACATCTAGTGAGGCAAGGTTGGGctgatgaaaaaaggaaaaggtggaagctagagagaaaggggagaggaagtAGCCGGTGCTAGAGGTGTTGGAAGAGTGCAAGTCAACCTGCCCCTCTTGGCTGTGGATTTCTTTGACCCCGGGGGATCTTCTCCGTCATTCTGAATGGGAAAGATTCGAGGGTGAAGTACCGGGTAGAGCAATGAACTATTGGCTGCAAACACGGGATTTTATTCTGAGGGAGGATAAAACCGGTGGAGTTATTAACAGGAGGGCTGCAGCCCCTCCCCCTAGTTTTAAGAAGAACCGAAGCATTGTTTCTGTCTATAATAGAAGTCACAGTGCGCCTGAGTAAGAGTTGAAAGTAATGACTGAGCAGTGGTACCTCTTTCGGCTGCCAGCACCATTAttgcaaaacacaaaacaaaacaaaaaaaaaacagctggAATACTTTGAGAAAATACACTGCCGCTTCTTTTCAATGGAGATACCAAATAATCGGGATAACCAAAACTCAGAACCCACTTTGTGTTTTATTacattgtaatttttaaaaagcacgtCGACGATTCCTAGGTAGCTTACTTGATCTCATTTCAAAGGATTTTGAAAGAACTGCGATAAATCAAGCTAACAAAGTATTTGCCTCTCTCAGATAGAAAACATGCGTTTTGAGTCAAAATTCGAGTTCTTTAAGGTATTAAAATTAGtcggaaatgaaaaaaaaattaaaaccagcAGACTGCAGGAAGATGACAATTTGGAAAGCACTCAAGTCGAGTTGTAGAGGGTTTTCATGCCAGAGAAGCCCCCTATGAGCATCAAGAGATTGTgttcaatttataaaaatgatttttctcagaagatttctttgggggtggggcaaGAGAATAAATCGATGTCAGTGACAGCGACTTTGCCGGCAGCATGAAATGGGGCAGTGATACTTTATTTATTTCCCAGCCCTGTTTCTTTTCTATGTGGGCGTCTTAAaaggtatgtatgtgtatttgccTTCAAATCTTTGTGAATGAATTTTAGAGGGTTTCTGAGAGTTCCCAGTTGGAAAGAGCTCTAGGTCTACACAACTTGAAAGGCCGATGTCCCTCTCAGGAAATGAATGAGTCGATAACATCTGACACCAGTGACCAGTCCAGTGAACCTTACCTTAATTCCACTAATACTGGAGGCCCCCAAATCAGGGCAAGTTCGTGTATCTTGTAACTATAGCATTAAACGTGCTTCAGCTGTCTGGTGATTGTAGTCTTTTCTTAGCTAATTTTAGCcttgtctttatttttccccCCCACTTAGCAAATTGAATTTCATGAAACAACTAAAAACAAAGGAATCAGACATCTGAGTATTAGGAAATAATTTAAGTTCTGCCTAGAAATATTACTAGATTACATAACATATGAGGGTTTTTAATCTCCATAAAACCAGGGTTTTAAGATAAATGTATGTTCAACAAAACTCTTTGTATTATAGGATAGacctttttaaaacaaagattacATTTATGCCACTTTTAAACTCAAATCTAAATTACTTTGGCAGAAATATTTTGGGCATTTTCCTAtcgattttttttcaaagaaagttgtttcttaaatttttgaCAACCTGGTAGTTTAAAGAAtcgaatttttaattttatagaataCAAAATGTTTTCATGTCAAATAGTATTTGTGATGTATAACTCATTTATTATGTACAGACCAGGTTATGTATAAATCAAATTACAGCATTTAATATAAGGACTTTCATTGTTTAAATAGTGTTTAGTTTGAGaaatcacagaaaaataaaaatttaaaccttgtttcccttgccagaTTGCTTGTATTTTTATGCAGTTAGTTCCTTTTTAGCTCTTACACCAGCTGACTCATTGTTACCCTACTCCCCAAGCCCCATAAGAGAAAGATTTGTACTTTATcctaagaaacaatgaaaaagtaAACCAAGCAACTGAACCTTCCTAAACTGGTCAGACCGATTGAcgccactccccccccccccaaaaaaaacaactgaaaattacTTAcagtttagggggaaaaaaaccctcttTATTTCAGATCTAGACAGATTGCCACACATTTTTGTCTTCTAAATAGGACAGAAGGATGTAATGGGAATCCAATATAGATTTTTCAGTGTCTCATTGACTATATGTTCATTTTTAGCATGTGCTAAACTAAGCTTGGGTTGGGAGTGTGCTTTAGGTTGAGAAGGGTGGGTTAAGAGGTAGAGGAGAGGCCTGGgtatggtgggggaggggaggactgGAGCTTATTGAAGGGAAGTAGTATCTAGTTTTTGTGTAAACTGCTTATCTaagaaaatgggggtggggtggggaagcagAGAATTGgctgtcctttatttttgatattCATAAACGGGAAACATTTTCCGttttaaatgaaacaaatattaGGGAAATCATGTCTGAAGTCCTTACATAATATTCCATAAATGCAATAGTATTGATACCAGAATCATGTAATCAAACCATTTCAATTGCTGAAGCAAGATAAAAAGGTCCAACGTTTGAGAGGGAATTACATTAAGTGGGAGGCCACCAGATCCGTTAGAAATTGTTCATCTATTTGACTCTACCAATAATGGTGCAGCTTTAAAATATTAGTGTCTGGGCCAATATTATACCTAATTACCTTCTTCCTATTGCTCCTCCTATCtccactttcttctttctccagctcattccacctcccttctcctttcttcatacagtcttcccctcctcccttccccttttccactccTCCCCTTcgttccctttcccctccccctttcttctcccctcccttcttctctcccctcctcccttccctcctcctttttgcTCCTGGGGAACAATCGCCGCTGATTGAGGTTCACTCTTATTCTAGGCTCGAAAACTAGGCTCTTATTTAGGAAGTCATTAATCACATCTCCTCCCCCGGAAAGAGATGGCGGAGAAACCTGTGAAGTGTAATACAATTTCTCACTCATCCCCTCCGAAAATGTTATGAAATGCCAAACCTCTACACGTTTTGACAGTCTTAAGATGATATCAAGTTTCTAgttgacttttaattttaatttgaaattattccgCAGAATCAAAGACAGGGAATCGTACGACTTTGTGTACTGGTTGAGGTTTATATACTATGCCCCGAGTTATCGTGGAAATGTAATTTGGCGTAATTAGATTCTGAagaattgtatttttccctttttaaactgACTTAAACCATGAAATAACTTAACCATGCTTGCTCCAAGCTATTATAGCtggaagatagaaaaatgtaaCATCAGTTCCATTGTGTAATTTCCATGCATTCAAATGCGTGTGGCtggtggctttttttttaaaagaaacttttataAATCCCAGTCTATCTGTGGCATGCATGTACAAATGTCTGGCCACAGTATTTGCCTAAATAGATGAATCCCAAGGAACCTGAATTATGTTTGAATAAGATGCACAGAATCAGTCTCCTGATTTGCCGAAAAGCAGTGTTCCCAATAATCCGTAAGATAACATGTTTGAGTCCTTGttcattcataaattattttgatgTCAGCATAGATGAAATGGCGATTGGTTATCTCTTCCTCTTGCCAACCCCTTAAGGATCCGATGTGAAATTAGTAGCAAGAAAGCATGTAATTGACAAAGTCACGTGTGCTCAGGGGGCCAGAaactgagggagagagaagggggaaaaaatcaaaagagggaAAGCACATTAGACCATGCGAGCTAAATTTGTGATCGCTCAAAATCAAGATGTTAGACTGATGCAGAAGATCACTTCGTTCCAAAGGGAAAGTTTTCATCTCACGAGTTTGGAGCAGAGGGCCCGTGGGGCAACATGGCCGaaggttaattttcttttctattgttttactatgattttttcctcttcctctctcttcccctcccccaccttcacTCTTGCCTGCCTGTCCCCCCCACCCTTTTGCTCCATTACTATGCATTTACTTCACCCCCCCCTTCTGATCTCTCTTGGGGGGGCTTTCTGCAAACCTATTGTTATAGATCTCCAAAAATGTTTTGTACCGCCCACACCGATTCACAACTTGAAAAGCTTTCTGGGGGCTATTGTTTGAATTGTTCGGGTGTGATTAAGCACAGTTTCAGTTGGTGCACCCGAGAAAACGTTTATACACCTGCTCTCTTCCCCCTATTCCTTCCTAACTTTAATCGAAGATTAATTCATAGGAGATGCACGTTCCTAAATAATCCTCGTTCCAGTACTATCGCTTGTGCAATCACTAATAGTTAAGCAATCTTCCccgtttctctttcctctccGCGCCCTGTAAAGAGAATAGTTTCGTTGAACATTTCCCTTTGAAAATGGAATCACTATTAAACTTAACTATATTCTTGTGTGCTGTAGTGGTAATGCTGTGGCTGAAAGatggaattaaatgaaaaaatacacgTATGTACAGAAACGTGGGCGCTGGTCTGATCTGTAGAGCATTGCAGGTCCCCCCTTTTAAATGACTACTTATTTCTAGAAAATATGAttcaaaagattttataaagtttttctcTCCCACTCTCTTAAAGCTTTCTCCTTATATTGTAATATATGGACGTGTGGTATCATTGTAGTAATTCCATGTGTTTTGTCGTCTTCCATCAAAGGGGGGGCAAGTAAAGGTGGTGGAGACGAACCCGGGAAGCTGCAGGAGCAGGAAGAAGAGGAATCCCAGGTTTTGCACGGAACAGGCCACTGCAAATGGTTCAACGTGCGAATGGGATTTGGATTCATCTCCATGATAAACCGAGAGGGAAGCCCCTTGGAAGTTCCAGTCGATGTGTTTGTACACCAAGTAAGAGCaaccttttgtgttttttttcctttccattttccctcttTGGGTTAATTTCGCAGTTGTTAGGTGAACAGAAGCAGATGCAGTTCTATTATTTTAAGCCTTGTGAACTATATTCGCCGATGAAACCGGGTAGATTTTATGGGCTTTGGTGCAACTATACTTGAGAGTCATCTCTTGCAAAGGAATACTGAATCTTTGAAATTTATGATTATGAAATTTTTAAGATTAATAATGACTTCCCTTAAAGgggttaatgtaaaaaaaaaccggATGAACAAATAAAATGCCAGTTCACTTCTGAGGTTATAtaaggaaatagtccttgcttTTCTACAGGTTCTCTTTTAGCCACCTCTATTCTCTAGCTAAAgatcttttctcccctccccaaaattTAGGTATATGTTGGGTCTAAATCAGCCAATATATCTTATGCATGTATTTGATATTATAATAACATTTAACTGTACACTCCATATTAAGCAATAATTTTGAGGAAGTGTATGCAGGGAAAGAGTTTGTACCGTAGCATTTTTGTTATCTGCTGAGTGTAGGAAATAATGGATCCAAGGTACTGTCCCTTTAAGGGAAGAAACTCAAAAAAGCATGTGGCCAGAGGCGGTTCTATTTTGTACGTTTAAAATGGACCAGGCTGTGTCTTAAAGtcaatatctatctatacataattttttttccatttttaaaaaaaatctcaaccaGAAAGAACCAGAAAGTCATtttgtctcaaaaataaaaatttattctacCATAATATTGTAATTGCAATGTCGAAACAGTAATATTCACAAAATCACAAGCTTTActaaataccttttaaaaaaacatttccttGAAAGTATAGAAAGAAGCACTTAcagaagaagggggaggggaccggaacttgatttttttctgttttgctgtgtaagcaaaaataattgaaaacatttttattaataatatatgttGCTCTTCTTACTCAAACCTTCAAACCCTGTTAGaatatatattctaaaaatgTTTAGTTTCTTGTGTAtgaaatttatttacatatgcatatattcttatatataggtacattatgcatatatgtgtttacTATGTTGCACATTTGTAAtaacattctattttttcaagaaaatgtgCATTTAGTTGAAATGAAGAAGATAAGCACTTAAGGGTATaagaaaagattttgttttgctcTGTAGTTTTATGGTCCCTGCAAGCTTCTTGATTTCACTCTGTAgcatttttccctttcaaaagGTCTGGGCATCATTATTGTCTGTTTACATGTGGAAGGATAAGCATAAACTGTGAAGGGAAGGAggatttatatacataaatatattatgaGTTCATATACAAGCTACTTGATTTTATGCTTCCTGTCCAATATGTGGAAATGAAGCCATCCTTTTTGgtttgtgggttttttaaaatccaaGAATGAGATACTAAAATCACTGACATCAGTCTTTTTCTACTGCACCCCCCTTTTAACCTTATTTAGGTTGTTAAATTGTTCTTTACGATCTCATAAATTTGCTttatagataaatgaaaaaaatctcttttgctAATCATAcctttatataattttgctttctgtTGTCCCctttaaaactatatatgtatgtatgtctgtattGTAACCTTTTATGTCAGAAATCTTAAAT is drawn from Macrotis lagotis isolate mMagLag1 chromosome 5, bilby.v1.9.chrom.fasta, whole genome shotgun sequence and contains these coding sequences:
- the LIN28B gene encoding protein lin-28 homolog B, with the translated sequence MGKGRVYRRDTLTVASFRREKITPQEDWLSLTRTSLLPLPSSTSFPPDAFFFYINSQTHKVVFRLQNDFRRDSFRISSPSSDILILGIAEEFFPCYSRRRFLGSLLDLISKDFERTAINQANKRVSESSQLERALGLHNLKGRCPSQEMNESITSDTSDQSSEPYLNSTNTGGPQIRASSCILIKDRESYDFVYWLRFIYYAPSYRGNVIWPFSLYCNIWTCGIIVVIPCVLSSSIKGGASKGGGDEPGKLQEQEEEESQVLHGTGHCKWFNVRMGFGFISMINREGSPLEVPVDVFVHQSKLYMEGFRSLKEGEPVEFTFKKSSKGLESIRVTGPGGSPCLGSERRPKGKTLQKRKPKGDRCYNCGGLDHHAKECSLPPQPKKCHYCQSILHMVANCPHKTVAQQPASSQGRHEADPQPSTSTFPREVGAAHGYSSPSHPQEARAEVSDRSGRSPQETSSSKLSASPEEQSRKGPSVQKRKKT